A single window of Saccharomyces kudriavzevii IFO 1802 strain IFO1802 genome assembly, chromosome: 16 DNA harbors:
- the YTA6 gene encoding putative AAA family ATPase YTA6 (similar to Saccharomyces cerevisiae YTA6 (YPL074W); ancestral locus Anc_8.542), giving the protein MAHEKFSIPENLTLAQSLQLLYSVVRNQYKNLANLIENGEGNKDSVTYGKIHKNLDALLVYVNEGLRKIEKTFTLKKGLGNLVVDHPELRSVIEDFQILGQDIRISRRKAENIIIEGNGSPSLSSSSSVLGLGTGNSLRFTRLWKMGSKRDKMKEADEKEARINKQADNIRRARKLEEEKKLGAKRQYEKDLELQREKLIELKVKEKVEYEVTQKLEEERIKREEQERKYREQAEKKRIFTLKHDRKTNYKLRASLDSSSTNVKSSGKIDNSVVKRRSLDVVRISDEKMRAPVRKSMEAKEIGMAAQLAWSQYQNGAKHTRVSSNIAHTNESSIGCKSAQQLKKKYDYKKPTVNRPIIKSPTLNRQSSRSSRNQPTNAKLNGNKTNSNKPSRRNEQNLVSTSPILVSATATPTEPKPTRSRSATPDKESSACSSVDSKKEDILKSLQGVDRNACEQILNEILVTDEKVYWDDIAGLKSTKNSLKEAVVYPFLRPDLFKGLREPVRGMLLFGPPGTGKTMVAKAVATESNSTFFSVSASSLLSKYLGESEKLIRALFYMAKRLSPSIIFIDEIDSMLTARSDNENESSRRIKTELLIQWSSLSNATAQSEAQNNILDSRVLVLGATNLPWAIDDAARRRFSRRLYIPLPDYETRLYHLKRLMAKQKNSLEDLDYELITKLTDGFSGSDLTSLAKEAAMEPIRDLGDKLMFVDFDKIRGIEIKDFQNSLLTIKKSVSPESLQKYEDWSSKFGSTGA; this is encoded by the coding sequence ATGGCACACGAAAAGTTTAGTATACCTGAGAATCTCACGTTGGCACAGTCTTTACAATTGCTGTATTCTGTTGTCAGAAATCAATATAAAAACCTAGCAAACCTTATAGAAAATGGCGAAGGTAATAAGGATTCGGTCACCTATGGGAAGATTCATAAAAATCTAGATGCTCTATTGGTATACGTCAATGAAGGTCTgcgaaaaattgaaaagacgTTTACCTTAAAGAAGGGGTTGGGAAACCTTGTAGTTGATCATCCTGAATTGAGGAGCGTTATTGAAGACTTTCAAATTCTCGGCCAAGATATAAGGATATCTCGTCGCAAAGCAGAAAACATCATAATTGAAGGAAACGGCAGCCCTTCTTTgtcatcatcctcatctgTTTTGGGTCTTGGGACGGGAAATAGTTTACGTTTTACGAGACTTTGGAAAATGGGCTCCAAGAGAGATAAGATGAAAGAAGCTGACGAAAAGGAGGCTAGAATCAATAAACAGGCCGATAATATTAGACGTGCAAGGaagttggaagaagaaaaaaaattaggaGCAAAACGTCAGTACGAAAAGGACTTAGAGCTTCAGAGGGAAAAATTGATCGAGTTAAAggttaaagaaaaagtcGAATATGAAGTGACGCAGAAGTTAGAAGAGGAGAGGATCAAAAGAGAGGAACAAGAGCGTAAATATAGAGAACAAGCGGAGAAGAAACGTATTTTCACCTTAAAACATGACAGGAAAACAAATTATAAGTTGAGAGCCAGCCTTGACAGTTCCTCTACAAATGTCAAATCTTCTGGAAAGATTGATAATTCCGTGGTCAAAAGAAGATCACTTGACGTTGTACGAATCTCAGACGAGAAAATGCGAGCTCCAGTAAGAAAATCAATGGAAGCAAAGGAGATTGGAATGGCTGCGCAGTTAGCCTGGTCTCAGTATCAAAATGGGGCAAAGCATACAAGAGTGAGTAGCAATATCGCACATACTAATGAATCCTCAATAGGATGTAAGTCTGCAcaacaattgaaaaaaaaatatgactATAAAAAGCCAACGGTCAATCGACCGATTATAAAATCACCCACTCTCAATAGGCAAAGTAGCAGgtcttcaagaaatcaGCCTACAAACGCGAAATTGAATGGGAATAAAACTAACTCTAACAAACCTTCTCGCAGGAATGAGCAAAACTTGGTGTCCACCTCTCCAATACTTGTTTCGGCGACAGCGACACCTACTGAACCGAAGCCCACACGCTCCAGAAGTGCTACACCTGATAAAGAAAGTTCTGCTTGTTCATCTGTGGATTCTAAAAAAGAGGATATATTGAAATCATTACAAGGAGTTGACCGAAATGCCTGTGAACAGATACTTAATGAAATCCTAGTAACTGATGAAAAGGTTTATTGGGATGATATTGCAGGCTTAAAAAGTACAAAGaactctttgaaagaagcAGTAGTTTATCCCTTTCTGCGACCTGATTTGTTCAAAGGGTTAAGGGAACCCGTTAGAGGTATGCTTTTGTTCGGCCCGCCAGGTACAGGTAAGACGATGGTTGCTAAGGCGGTCGCAACGGAGTCCAACTCCACATTTTTCAGCGTAAGTGCATCTTCTTTACTATCGAAATATCTTGGTGAATCTGAAAAACTAATTAGAGCATTATTTTACATGGCAAAGAGACTGTCACCttctattattttcatAGATGAAATCGACTCAATGTTAACTGCTCGTTCTGATAACGAAAATGAGTCTTCGAGGAGAATTAAAACGGAGCTTCTCATTCAGTGGTCCTCGTTATCGAACGCTACAGCACAATCAGAAGCACAAAATAATATACTTGATAGTAGAGTGCTTGTTTTGGGAGCTACCAATTTGCCATGGGCAATTGATGATGCGGCAAGAAGACGATTTTCAAGGAGATTATACATTCCCCTTCCGGATTATGAAACTAGACTATATCATCTAAAGAGGCTGATGGCCAAACAAAAGAATAGCTTGGAAGATCTAGATTATGAATTAATAACAAAATTGACAGACGGTTTCTCTGGTTCTGACCTCACATCGTTAGCCAAAGAAGCTGCAATGGAACCCATTAGGGATCTAGGAGATAAGCTAATGTTCGTGGATTTTGATAAGATTAGAGgaattgaaatcaaagactTTCAAAACTCATTGTTgacaataaagaaaagtgtATCCCCAGAATCTCTGCAAAAATATGAGGACTGGTCTAGTAAATTTGGTAGTACCGGTGCTTGA
- the UBP16 gene encoding putative ubiquitin-specific protease UBP16 (similar to Saccharomyces cerevisiae UBP16 (YPL072W); ancestral locus Anc_8.540), which yields MYNKYHDHNMFWIRKFLRSPANLSSGLIICVSLYIIAPSLSALVFGNFEQRNWRYTTVGLINRGNDCFITSALQALAGIPRFVEYLNGIKSILQELNNPELKSFSRSTRENPTADNIANDSRLENFSDSSTPLHESLMRLIADLVSVRESKMTISPKIVVNALESIFKSKMSSKQNDAHEFTVILLQTLQEEHSRLVKHTKHMLNVDVPNFPFEGETSKFLVCVQCNGLSKISHQKTFIRELSVPQKSSENLLDILSNDETEIIEDYSCLICRARAILAHEQYRNFKDCAPDELLILDALKDYATEASINEDLPLEIDQYINHYTKDKFCISNVKGKVIKRDIAVKLPKVLVIHLSRSTFNGVTYSRNPCNVKFQEEIKLTEYTSIENMKLTENRQIVYNLKSVVKHTGSHSRGHYMCYRRKGDILFDKEDESFVDSRSIITNRNHNENITNNHGKRRYKRVKSASQYPYWQISDGAIKQRATSTVLNEQKYAYMLYYERVNK from the coding sequence ATGTACAATAAATACCATGATCACAATATGTTTTGgataagaaaatttttaagATCCCCAGCAAACTTATCATCTGGGCTGATAATTTGTgtttctttatatataattgCCCCAAGCTTAAGTGCGCTTGTCTTTGGGAATTTTGAGCAAAGAAATTGGAGGTATACGACTGTTGGTTTGATTAATCGTGGGAATGATTGCTTCATAACTTCAGCTCTTCAAGCCTTGGCCGGAATACCCAGATTTGTGGAATATTTGAACGGCATCAAATCCATTCTTCAAGAACTAAATAACCCAGAATTAAAATCCTTCTCCAGAAGTACGAGAGAAAATCCCACAGCCGATAACATTGCGAATGACAGCAGACTTGAAAACTTTTCTGATTCATCCACCCCCCTACACGAGAGTCTAATGCGTTTAATTGCTGATTTAGTATCTGTGAGAGAAAGTAAAATGACAATTTCTCCAAAAATAGTAGTAAATGCTTTGGAGTCTATATTCAAATCGAAAATGTCATCCAAACAAAATGATGCACATGAATTTACAGTGATTTTGTTGCAAACATTGCAAGAAGAACACTCAAGATTAGTTAAGCACACTAAACATATGCTCAATGTAGATGTGCCAAACTTTCCGTTCGAAGGCGAAACTTCCAAGTTTTTAGTATGCGTTCAATGCAATGgcttatcaaaaatatcacaTCAAAAGACTTTTATTCGTGAACTGTCAGTACCTCAAAAATCGTCAGAAAACCTGTTGGATATCCTGTCCAACGATGAAACAGAAATTATAGAAGACTATTCTTGTTTGATTTGCCGAGCAAGGGCCATCTTAGCCCATGAGCAGTATAGAAACTTCAAAGATTGTGCCCCGGATGAATTATTGATATTGGATGCATTGAAAGATTATGCCACCGAGGCTTCAATTAACGAAGATTTACCATTGGAAATAGATCAGTACATAAATCATTACACAAAGGATAAATTCTGCATATCTAATGTTAAAGGAAAGGTCATCAAAAGAGATATAGCTGTAAAACTTCCCAAAGTTCTCGTCATTCATTTATCCAGATCCACGTTCAATGGAGTAACATACTCTAGAAATCCCTGTAACgtgaaatttcaagaagaaataaaacttACTGAATATACATCGATTGAGAACATGAAATTAACGGAAAACAGACAGATTGTATATAACTTGAAAAGTGTTGTGAAACATACCGGCTCTCATTCGCGTGGGCACTACATGTGCTACAGACGTAAGGGcgatattctttttgataaagaagatgaatctTTCGTCGACAGCAGGTCAATTATTACCAATAGGAACCACAATGAAAACATTACAAATAACCACGGAAAACGCAGGTACAAAAGAGTTAAAAGTGCTTCACAGTATCCTTATTGGCAAATATCGGATGGGGCCATAAAACAAAGGGCCACTTCAACGGTTTTAAATGAACAGAAATACGCGTATATGCTATACTATGAACGTGTAAATAAATAG
- the SKDI16G2010 gene encoding uncharacterized protein (similar to Saccharomyces cerevisiae YPL071C; ancestral locus Anc_8.538), whose product MSSRFARSNVNSNHIRKRNHSPDPIGIDNYKRKRLIIDLENLSLNEKGPKSTYSDDSNLIHSNIALSDDIHDKALKEIIKYSTGKNHDSGSIYDRIWERLREEKLQVIKWADYKKVAYLNWWMWFQDQFATKCTYDGETDTDIEMLAMDTDVDMDA is encoded by the coding sequence ATGAGTTCTCGGTTTGCAAGAAGTAATGTCAACTCCAACCACATCAGGAAGAGAAATCATTCTCCAGACCCAATAGGAATTGATAattataaaagaaaaagactAATCATAGACTTAGAAAACTTATCACTGAACGAAAAAGGTCCCAAGAGCACATATTCAGATGATAGCAATCTCATTCATAGCAATATAGCGTTGTCAGATGACATCCATGATAAAGCGCTGAAAGAGATTATCAAGTACTCCACAGGCAAAAATCACGATAGTGGGTCAATCTATGACAGAATTTGGGAACGTTTGAGAGAGGAAAAATTGCAAGTTATAAAATGGGCAGATTATAAAAAGGTTGCTTACTTAAACTGGTGGATGTGGTTCCAGGATCAATTTGCTACCAAATGCACTTATGATGGGGAGACCGACACTGACATTGAAATGTTGGCGATGGATACTGACGTGGATATGGATGCATAA
- the MUK1 gene encoding guanine nucleotide exchange factor MUK1 (similar to Saccharomyces cerevisiae MUK1 (YPL070W); ancestral locus Anc_8.537), whose translation MARQLFTPPITNPRFDPNQSIRESYKNTTNCIQFQQISHQDQNDNEKSNCDGDEDSTTSERLDNIKSPILTKQEIDDALNGVTNLPSELSKLIDIFIDDLKQPKYVRPLTVLQLSSVFQSFYIKFDKASFQHVSLVSSNGNINGGPSSFLAAKETLSSGFSGIFGRSRSSSGNSVMRPRRSSSLFSNDSISNSNNATQMLSPEEIKRQLRINELNNMKIEKYMEFCERDVFKKILIVGTSVSSPNKMKTLKPHQLQTFKVGNLFRNSVEFTEYNKLLNEKIFCLSKLSTMNKIDLIKFLSLNNGIDPEPKFEEIKDILYEFTYHSISPCEKIKALLKLHEIMTYSQEMSNDDYLSLLIYYIITIVPRDIFLNAEFIRLFRYKKKLVETESFALTNLEAALVFVEGLTKDDFSNELKDKLAENEGKILESSISSKVSLPSKTTMMHKTNGSNNTNIGDIVTPTIQRPDVTRSNSYDGFRTVFDSSLKNIIGKIRSYTPPHPNTVGGNNFHNNTNNNNLNIPRSSSQLSMELVNRDTVEMLRDGSRSTSSSSRSSASLEHGNRECTGDLTITTSANGVDKKEIQKSWKKYKGRKFEDLTICELRDLFEIYQKMMQ comes from the coding sequence ATGGCTAGGCAATTATTCACTCCTCCGATAACAAACCCAAGGTTTGACCCCAATCAATCGATCAGGGAATCGTACAAGAACACAACTAATTGcattcaatttcaacagATTTCACATCAGGATCAaaatgacaatgaaaaaagcaattgtgatggtgatgaagaTTCTACAACCAGCGAAAGGTTGGATAACATTAAATCCCCTATATTAAcgaaacaagaaattgacGATGCATTAAATGGTGTAACCAATTTACCATCGGAACTATCAAAATtgattgatatttttattgacGATTTAAAACAACCCAAATATGTACGGCCACTGACAGTTTTGCAATTATCTAGTGTTTTCCAAAGCTTTTACATAAAATTCGACAAAGCATCATTTCAGCACGTCAGTTTGGTGAGTAGCAATGGCAATATTAATGGTGGTCCCAGTTCGTTTTTAGCAGCCAAAGAAACATTAAGTAGTGGGTTCAGCGgcatttttggaagaagcaGAAGTAGCAGTGGAAACTCGGTGATGAGACCAAGAAGGTCTTCATCACTTTTCAGTAATGATTCAATATCAAACTCTAATAATGCTACTCAAATGTTATCACCAGAAGAGATCAAAAGGCAACTGAGAATTAACGAATTGAATAACatgaaaattgaaaaatacatgGAATTTTGTGAAAGAGACgttttcaagaagattcTTATAGTGGGTACATCTGTATCTTCACCgaacaaaatgaaaacctTAAAGCCACATCAATTACAAACCTTCAAAGTTGGAAATCTGTTTAGAAATAGTGTTGAATTCACAGAATATAACAAACTATTGaatgagaaaattttctgctTGTCGAAACTCTCTACTATGAACAAAATtgatttgataaaatttttgagtCTCAATAATGGTATTGATCCGGAACCCAAATTTGAGGAAATCAAAGACATCCTGTATGAATTTACATATCATTCGATTTCACCATGTGAAAAGATAAAGGCATTACTAAAACTACACGAAATTATGACATATTCTCAAGAAATGTCCAACGACGACTATCTTTCACTGCTAATCTACTACATTATCACAATTGTTCCGCGCGATATTTTCCTGAATGCAGAATTCATCAGGCTGTTTAGatataagaagaaactgGTCGAAACCGAATCATTTGCATTGACGAACCTAGAAGCGGCATTGGTTTTTGTCGAAGGCTTGACTAAGgatgatttttcaaacgaGCTGAAAGATAAACTagctgaaaatgaaggtAAAATTTTAGAAAGTTCAATCAGTAGTAAAGTCTCATTACCATCAAAAACCACTATGATGCACAAAACCAACGGCAGTAATAACACCAATATAGGAGACATTGTGACCCCTACTATTCAAAGACCAGATGTTACCAGGTCCAATTCGTATGATGGGTTCAGAACTGTTTTTGATTCATCATTAAAGAACATCATTGGCAAAATCAGATCATATACACCACCTCACCCTAACACCGTTGGCGGCAATAACTTTCATAACAACaccaataacaataatttAAACATACCACGAAGTTCATCCCAACTATCCATGGAATTAGTCAATAGAGATACAGTGGAAATGCTTAGGGATGGATCACGATCAAcgtcatcatcttcacGGTCTTCCGCGTCTTTAGAGCATGGCAATCGTGAATGTACAGGCGACTTGACGATAACTACTAGCGCTAATGGTGTTGATAAAAAGGAGATTCAAAAGTCGTGGAAGAAATATAAAGGTCGTAAGTTTGAAGATTTGACTATATGCGAACTAAGAGATCTATTCgaaatatatcaaaaaatgatgcaATAA
- the BTS1 gene encoding farnesyltranstransferase (similar to Saccharomyces cerevisiae BTS1 (YPL069C); ancestral locus Anc_8.536) yields MEAQIDELINKEPVWSSQNENLISKPYSHILLKPGKNFRLNLILQINRVLNLPKDQLAIVSQIIELLHNSSLLIDDIEDNAPLRRGQTTAHLIFGIPSTLNTANYMYFKAMQLLSQLTSEPPLYHELVTIFNEELINLHRGQGLDIYWRDFLPEIIPTQQMYLNMVMNKTGGLFRLTLRLMETLSPTSHHGHSLVPFINLLGIIYQIRDDYLNLKDFQMSSEKGFAEDITEGKISFPIVHALNFTKSEGHTEKHDEILRILSLRTNDKDLKLKLIEILEFHTNSLDYTKNFINQLVNMIKNDKENKYLPVLTLHSNTAANLRGELLYIIDHLSEL; encoded by the coding sequence ATGGAGGCCCAGATAGATGAACTGATCAATAAAGAGCCAGTTTGGTCTAGCCAAAACGAAAACTTGATTTCAAAGCCTTATAGccatattcttttgaaaccAGGTAAAAATTTCAGACTAAATTTAATACTTCAAATAAACAGAGTTTTGAATCTGCCTAAAGACCAACTGGCCATCGTTTCTCAAATAATCGAGCTCTTACATAACTCCAGTCTTTTAATCGACGATATAGAAGATAATGCTCCTTTGAGAAGAGGCCAAACCACAGCCCATCTAATCTTTGGTATCCCATCCACTTTGAACACCGCTAATTACATGTACTTCAAAGCTATGCAGCTTCTCTCGCAACTAACCTCAGAGCCGCCACTTTACCATGAACTGGTTACGATATTTAATGAAGAACTGATTAATCTACATAGGGGACAAGGATTGGATATATATTGGAGAGACTTTTTGCCCGAAATCATACCCACTCAACAAATGTATTTGAACATGGTTATGAATAAAACCGGTGGTCTTTTTAGGTTGACGTTGAGGCTCATGGAAACGTTGTCTCCTACCTCACACCACGGCCATTCGCTGGTTCCTTTCATAAATCTTTTAGGCATCATTTACCAGATCAGAGATGATtacttgaatttgaaagattttcaaatgtCCAGTGAAAAAGGTTTCGCCGAAGATATTACAGAGGGCAAGATATCGTTTCCCATCGTCCATGCTCTCAACTTCACCAAATCCGAAGGTCACACGGAGAAGCACGATGAAATTTTAAGAATTCTTTCATTGAGGACGAATgataaagatttgaaattgaaattgattGAAATATTGGAATTCCATACTAATTCATTGGACTataccaaaaattttatcaatcAATTGGTGAAcatgataaaaaatgataagGAGAATAAGTATTTGCCCGTTTTGACTTTGCATTCCAATACCGCTGCCAATTTACGTGGCGAATTGTTATATATAATAGACCACCTATCTGAGTTGTAA
- the SKDI16G2040 gene encoding uncharacterized protein (similar to Saccharomyces cerevisiae YPL068C; ancestral locus Anc_8.534) produces the protein MHMQLRKRKRVDYTGRKLASDPPATTTIPSIVVPKKRRLAKTNMITPVALSASGTLSPSNIIIPKPLQRPKFRNNADPSSQDDHLGIIPVLEVQRSLSNLIERQEGLFYKDLRKPTLVGLKNFEMLRLPNDLQLLQNIVKLLYSFDQLNSDSKVISASTASSKAFSQAHSNKLKKLIAEKKPLLSHSNHDSTTHQNDIIIHEIAKLHSINLIDLLNLEMYNNTSHAINTVSQTTANSMTVNSIIKKLDKPILKERNNTLAWPHKTRFKTKKNQPLQNGSLTNNTNIALYNDI, from the coding sequence ATGCATATGCAACTcaggaaaaggaaaagagtCGATTATacaggaagaaaattggcGTCCGATCCTCCCGCAACCACAACTATTCCATCTATTGTCGTACCAAAGAAGCGTAGACTGGCCAAAACGAATATGATTACGCCGGTTGCGCTAAGTGCCTCCGGAACGCTGAGCCCGTCGAACATAATAATACCGAAACCTTTGCAGCGCCCCAAATTTCGCAATAACGCCGACCCATCTTCACAAGATGATCACCTTGGGATAATTCCTGTATTGGAAGTTCAAAGAAGTTTATCAAACCTTATTGAAAGACAAGAGGGCCTGTTTTATAAGGACTTGCGTAAACCGACTTTGGTaggtttgaaaaatttcgaaaTGCTGAGGCTGCCCAATGACCTGCAGCTTTTGCAAAACATTGTAAAGCTATTGTATTCATTCGACCAATTGAATAGTGATTCAAAGGTAATATCGGCCAGCACTGCCAGCTCGAAGGCTTTCTCTCAAGCGCACTCAaataaactgaaaaaattaatcGCTGAGAAGAAACCTCTGCTCAGCCATTCCAATCACGACAGTACTACCCATCAAAATGACATCATCATCCATGAAATAGCGAAACTGCACTCCATAAATCTGATAGATCTCCTCAACCTGGAAATGTACAACAATACCAGCCATGCAATCAACACAGTGTCGCAAACCACGGCAAATTCGATGACCGTTAACAGTATTATCAAAAAACTGGACAAGCCGATACTAAAGGAGAGAAATAACACTCTGGCATGGCCTCACAAAACTAGattcaaaacaaagaaaaatcagcCCTTGCAGAACGGATCACTAACCAATAATACCAACATCGCTCTCTATAATGATATATAG
- the HTC1 gene encoding Htc1p (similar to Saccharomyces cerevisiae YPL067C; ancestral locus Anc_8.533) → MQHDIVGDDEEEAQEQKWAQIKDLIDSGELARLKRSRQMTEKYHEHKRKTAGLDINQYVLQKLGWSPYKSQHEDAPSKAFSARTLYAVRANDFPYSFEPGVVHLVLWSKIALPVHSPDKTVRNAARERMNAFLQAQPFLRPLVSLGHVAWFVNYPELQSVARIFHAHVLLYFPRNLYSAEQMQVAVDDILSHGFEPLA, encoded by the coding sequence ATGCAACACGATATTGTCGGCGATGACGAGGAGGAGGCCCAAGAGCAGAAGTGGGCACAGATCAAAGACTTAATTGACTCAGGGGAACTTGCCCGCTTGAAACGAAGTCGCCAGATGACCGAGAAGTACCATGAGCACAAGAGAAAGACTGCTGGTCTGGACATCAACCAATACGTTCTGCAAAAGCTGGGCTGGTCGCCATACAAATCTCAGCACGAAGATGCTCCCTCGAAGGCATTCAGTGCGCGCACTCTATATGCCGTACGCGCCAACGACTTCCCGTACAGCTTCGAGCCGGGCGTGGTGCATCTTGTTCTTTGGTCTAAAATTGCCCTACCAGTGCACTCCCCAGATAAGACCGTGCGCAATGCGGCTCGGGAACGCATGAATGCGTTCCTACAGGCACAACCATTCCTGCGGCCACTTGTTAGCTTGGGTCACGTGGCCTGGTTTGTCAACTACCCGGAATTACAAAGTGTTGCCCGGATATTCCACGCGCACGTGCTGCTGTATTTTCCACGGAACCTTTACTCCGCGGAACAGATGCAAGTCGCTGTTGACGATATCCTCTCACACGGCTTTGAACCGCTTGCCTAG
- the RGL1 gene encoding Rgl1p (similar to Saccharomyces cerevisiae RGL1 (YPL066W); ancestral locus Anc_8.530) yields MTYPVISLKPSYNSVIRGCPGLPDTLPRIECQLRVRSNDSLPFKLVKIEIILKTIEIYFNKNLYSSNNNSFTPFNRPADTPSGNSDANNKSIIVHYKKNIVLSRPTHGKDDLIGIDIPLTIGLPDDIKETNYNPKFGKAQTFLDCTVFYTNATEVSSNKKRNFLYPINVERYTYLPSPSYFRPINRLNITSPDQKFLINYSIENPCVSMNDDTLKLSISIRLNPFPNNALASSLNDLDVSTPTLFSTKKKFMSKLKLKTISIQVHECLEILKNQSEFSSAQTLNVLQTSIRQVDQTISMNPMLFQFNLKIFTRDKFLQNVAPSDPSCPETSLLINKIDDIPLQYHGSITTIGQYFNVSHSLSIKFKFNKSLKNFEINHPLVISFWSTGQLPLLENLILQERQTAKFAKKFYKNFGLIKSASNTNTSSNCLEYPSLPPIIYNFNDTETNNRFNILYLQKDASRTDPSKLKRVPVIQ; encoded by the coding sequence ATGACATACCCGGTGATTTCACTAAAGCCAAGTTACAATTCCGTAATACGTGGCTGTCCCGGTTTGCCCGATACGTTACCGCGAATTGAATGCCAATTGAGAGTACGATCCAATGACTCGCTGCCTTTCAAGCTAGTGAAGATCGAAATCATCTTGAAGACGATTGAGATAtatttcaacaaaaacctgtacagcagcaacaacaactcTTTTACTCCCTTCAATCGCCCAGCAGACACCCCTAGTGGAAACTCAGATGCGAACAACAAGAGTATCATCGTCCACTATAAGAAAAACATCGTGCTTTCTCGTCCTACCCATGGTAAGGATGATCTTATCGGTATAGATATACCTCTGACAATAGGGTTACCTGATGATATTAAGGAAACAAATTATAATCCGAAATTTGGTAAGGCACAGACTTTCCTGGATTGTACAGTGTTTTACACGAATGCCACTGAAGTAAGCTCGaataagaaaaggaattttCTTTACCCCATAAACGTCGAGAGATACACGTATCTGCCTTCGCCGTCATATTTTAGACCAATCAACAGACTAAACATAACTTCCCCAGATCAGAAATTCTTGATCAACTATTCCATTGAAAATCCGTGTGTTTCCATGAATGATGATACGTTGAAACTCTCCATATCAATCAGGCTAAATCCGTTTCCGAATAATGCTCTAGCGTCCTCCCTGAACGACTTGGACGTGTCCACGCCGACACTTTTCTCcacaaagaagaagtttaTGTCAAAACTcaagttgaaaacaatttcaattcaGGTTCACGAGTGCTTGgaaattctgaaaaatcaaTCAGAATTCTCCTCCGCCCAAACGTTGAACGTTCTGCAAACTTCCATAAGACAAGTGGACCAAACAATCTCCATGAATCCCAtgcttttccaattcaatctcaaaatattcaccagGGACAAATTCTTACAAAACGTCGCACCATCCGACCCAAGTTGTCCAGAAACAAGCTTATTAATCAACAAGATCGATGATATACCTTTACAATATCATGGTTCAATAACCACAATAGGCCAATATTTCAATGTGTCTCATTctctttcaataaaattcaagttcaacaagagtttgaaaaatttcgaaaTTAATCATCCCTTAGTCATATCGTTCTGGTCAACAGGTCAACTGCCACTACTTGAAAACCTGATATTGCAAGAAAGACAGACTGCTAAATTcgccaagaaattttataaaaattttggcCTAATAAAGAGTGCAAGCAACACCAATACCAGTTCGAACTGTCTAGAATATCCCTCCTTACCACCAATAATCTACAACTTCAACGACACCGAGACAAATAATAGATTcaatatattatatttacAAAAGGATGCCAGCCGTACAGATCCGtctaaattgaaaagagttCCCGTCATACAATGA